One segment of Triticum aestivum cultivar Chinese Spring chromosome 2A, IWGSC CS RefSeq v2.1, whole genome shotgun sequence DNA contains the following:
- the LOC123190676 gene encoding transcription factor IBH1: MDAKGATESSNPNHVVASVPSAAVASASAPTKRMLAFHFLRALSRIHGAAGPARRRTRTIRRAAYSSMARATGPHRAWSRALLLQAQARARRSRAETSRRAAVLVRRRVVAGPAAAAPARVALAPVVGQPSSAAARAALVPPAPPARQAGEPARSDALRRLVPGGAGMEYCSLLEETADYVRCLRAQVQLMQGLADLFSCQ; this comes from the coding sequence ATGGACGCCAAGGGCGCGACGGAGAGCTCAAACCCTAACCACGTCGTTGCCAGCGTACCATCGGCCGCCGtggcgtcggcgtcggcgccgaCGAAGCGCATGCTGGCGTTCCACTTCCTGCGCGCGCTGTCCCGGATCCACGGCGCGGCCGGCCCGGCGAGGCGCCGCACGCGCACCATCCGCCGCGCTGCCTACTCCTCCATGGCGCGGGCCACCGGGCCCCACCGCGCATGGAGCCGCGCACTGCTGCTCCAGGCCCAGGCGCGCGCGCGCAGATCCAGGGCGGAGACGTCGAGGCGGGCCGCGGTGCTCGTCCGGAGGCGCGTCGTCGCCGGACCGGCAGCGGCAGCACCAGCACGCGTCGCCCTCGCTCCTGTTGTCGGGCAGCCATCGTCGGCGGCTGCTCGTGCGGCGCTGGTCCCTCCGGCCCCTCCGGCGCGGCAGGCGGGGGAGCCGGCGAGGAGCGACGCGCTGCGGCGGCTCGTCCCCGGCGGCGCCGGGATGGAGTACTGCAGCCTGCTGGAGGAGACCGCCGACTACGTCCGCTGCCTCCGCGCGCAGGTGCAGCTCATGCAGGGCCTCGCCGACCTCTTCTCCTGCCAATGA